The Acidicapsa ligni genome has a window encoding:
- a CDS encoding sugar phosphate isomerase/epimerase family protein, giving the protein MSLRNLSINLATVRQQYNLAQAVDACLAQGITSIAPWRDQIHETGLAEAAEIIRSNQMRVTGLCRGGMFPASDRGGLAAAVEDNKRAIDEAAAIGADCLVMVVGGLPKGSRDISAAREMVVDGLAAILPHARAIRMPIAIEPLHPMYAADRACINTLEHALDVCELLGDGVGVAIDAYHVWWDPKLREQIVRAGASNRILAHHICDWLVPTRDLLLDRGMMGDGVIDLRSIRRTIVEAGYDGPQEVEIFSSENWWKRPGEEVLATCIERFHEVCELHEKSFQER; this is encoded by the coding sequence ATGAGTCTGCGCAATCTCTCGATCAATCTAGCCACGGTACGCCAGCAGTACAACCTTGCGCAGGCCGTGGATGCTTGCCTGGCACAAGGTATTACTTCGATCGCTCCTTGGCGCGACCAGATACATGAGACCGGATTGGCAGAGGCTGCAGAAATTATTCGCTCCAATCAGATGCGCGTCACCGGGCTTTGCCGCGGTGGCATGTTTCCCGCATCTGACAGGGGCGGTCTTGCAGCCGCAGTCGAAGACAACAAACGCGCCATTGATGAAGCCGCGGCCATAGGGGCTGACTGTCTGGTGATGGTTGTAGGCGGCCTGCCAAAAGGATCGCGGGATATCAGTGCTGCGCGAGAGATGGTCGTAGATGGTCTCGCCGCAATCCTTCCACACGCCCGTGCTATTCGTATGCCAATCGCAATTGAGCCCTTACATCCGATGTATGCAGCGGATCGAGCATGCATCAACACGCTCGAACATGCATTGGATGTTTGCGAGTTGCTCGGCGATGGGGTGGGAGTTGCCATCGATGCGTATCACGTTTGGTGGGATCCGAAACTGCGTGAGCAGATCGTTCGTGCTGGTGCCAGTAACCGCATTCTCGCGCATCATATTTGCGATTGGCTTGTCCCCACGCGCGATCTTTTGTTAGACCGTGGAATGATGGGCGATGGAGTTATCGACCTGCGTTCGATTCGTCGCACGATTGTTGAAGCTGGATACGATGGGCCACAGGAAGTAGAGATATTTTCTTCGGAAAATTGGTGGAAGCGTCCAGGCGAAGAAGTACTCGCCACTTGTATCGAGCGCTTTCATGAGGTCTGTGAGTTGCACGAAAAATCTTTTCAGGAGAGGTGA
- a CDS encoding NAD-dependent succinate-semialdehyde dehydrogenase, translated as MSFESRNPTTGELLETYQEHNTNDVELRLQSAWDCWGRWSQTALSERTAFLLRLADLLEERVEEYARLITLEMGKPIGEARGEVKKAAFGARHFAEEGAAYIKPESISGTPGRVVYESLGPILAIMPWNLPFWQVLRFFIPSALVGNTVVVKHAETVQGSALAIEKLVRDAGGPEGLYVNLSVQRDAVAEIITDSRIRAVTVTGSVKAGRAVAQQAGLYGKKAVLELGGSDPFLVFEDADIAKAVQLGVTSRYSNNAQSCIAAKRFLIAESIADAYIQAFAEQAAALRVGDPLLAETKLGPQARADLRATTERQVRDAVTAGARIVTGGESLDGPGYFYAPTVLVDLPHDAVIAREEFFGPVALFYTFKTEEEAIRLANDTEFGLAATVWSKNIARANAVAAKIEAGAVFVNDFVRSDPRAPFGGIKGSGFGRELGALGARELTNAKLIWEGN; from the coding sequence ATGTCGTTCGAGTCAAGGAACCCAACCACCGGGGAGTTGCTGGAAACATACCAGGAACACAATACAAACGATGTCGAGCTTCGCCTGCAAAGTGCGTGGGACTGCTGGGGCAGGTGGTCGCAAACTGCACTTTCTGAGCGCACTGCGTTTCTGCTTCGCCTGGCGGATTTACTCGAAGAGCGCGTCGAAGAGTACGCACGGCTGATTACTCTTGAGATGGGTAAACCGATTGGCGAGGCTCGCGGCGAAGTCAAGAAAGCTGCTTTTGGTGCACGGCATTTTGCTGAAGAGGGTGCGGCTTATATCAAACCCGAATCCATCTCTGGAACACCAGGCCGTGTTGTTTATGAATCGCTTGGGCCGATCCTCGCAATCATGCCGTGGAACCTTCCTTTCTGGCAGGTACTTCGTTTCTTCATCCCCTCCGCGCTTGTTGGCAACACCGTAGTCGTAAAGCATGCGGAGACAGTGCAAGGCTCTGCGCTCGCCATCGAAAAATTAGTGAGAGATGCTGGCGGACCCGAAGGACTCTATGTAAATCTCTCAGTGCAGCGTGATGCAGTCGCAGAGATCATCACGGACTCGCGTATTCGTGCGGTCACTGTGACAGGCAGTGTGAAAGCTGGTCGGGCTGTGGCGCAGCAGGCAGGCCTGTATGGCAAGAAGGCTGTGTTGGAGCTCGGCGGTTCGGACCCATTCCTTGTCTTTGAAGATGCGGACATAGCCAAAGCCGTGCAACTCGGTGTGACATCGCGGTACTCCAACAACGCTCAAAGCTGCATCGCCGCCAAACGCTTTCTGATTGCGGAATCTATCGCCGATGCTTATATCCAGGCCTTTGCGGAACAGGCTGCCGCTTTGAGAGTAGGAGACCCCCTGCTTGCAGAGACGAAGCTAGGCCCGCAAGCCCGTGCCGATCTACGCGCGACCACCGAACGTCAAGTACGGGACGCAGTAACTGCGGGAGCGCGTATCGTCACCGGGGGAGAATCTCTGGATGGCCCGGGTTACTTCTACGCTCCGACAGTATTGGTAGATCTGCCGCATGATGCCGTTATTGCTAGAGAAGAATTTTTCGGCCCAGTCGCGCTCTTCTACACATTCAAAACAGAAGAAGAAGCGATACGACTGGCAAATGATACTGAGTTTGGATTAGCGGCAACAGTATGGTCGAAAAATATTGCGCGCGCCAATGCGGTTGCAGCAAAAATTGAAGCTGGAGCTGTCTTCGTCAATGACTTTGTGCGTTCCGATCCACGAGCACCTTTCGGGGGCATAAAAGGTTCCGGATTCGGCCGTGAGTTAGGTGCCCTCGGTGCTCGAGAACTCACGAACGCGAAGCTTATCTGGGAAGGGAATTAA
- a CDS encoding dihydrodipicolinate synthase family protein has protein sequence MPSLNLPISNGCIETYSLVGVPLEASPSGAIPSFNRVVYSAAHVVVNPLADNNPWVDQDAQSIDWDRTIAFREHLWDLGLGVAEAMDTAQRGMGLNLDGAKELIRYSLQAAKNRPNALIACGVGTDQLTPAASLTVDDVIRAYEEQVEYVESFGGRIILMASRALVAAAKSPDDYLRVYDRILRQTKQPVILHWLGEMFDPALAGYWGSNDHAAAMDTCVDLINSHAGKVDGIKISLLSAEKEIVMRRRLAHGVRMYTGDDFNYQELIAGDEQGFSHALLGIFDAIAPAASAALAKLAIDDEAGFHAILTPTVPLSRHIFKAPTRFYKTGIVFLAYLNGFQDHFVMLGGQQSARSLVHLAELFRLADEAGVLRDPDMAVQRMKQVLAVGGVV, from the coding sequence ATGCCCAGCCTCAACCTGCCTATATCCAATGGCTGTATCGAGACTTATAGCCTGGTTGGCGTTCCGCTTGAGGCGTCTCCCTCGGGCGCAATCCCGTCGTTTAATCGTGTCGTGTATTCCGCCGCGCATGTGGTCGTAAATCCACTTGCGGATAACAATCCGTGGGTAGACCAGGACGCACAAAGCATCGACTGGGATCGAACGATTGCCTTTCGTGAGCATCTTTGGGATCTTGGTCTCGGTGTCGCGGAAGCCATGGATACGGCACAGCGCGGCATGGGCCTGAATCTGGATGGCGCGAAGGAACTGATTCGTTATTCCTTGCAGGCTGCTAAGAACCGCCCGAATGCTCTCATCGCCTGTGGCGTTGGCACGGATCAGTTGACACCCGCCGCAAGTCTGACAGTGGATGATGTGATCCGCGCATATGAAGAGCAGGTTGAATATGTGGAGTCGTTCGGTGGCCGAATCATCCTGATGGCAAGCCGTGCGCTGGTTGCAGCAGCTAAATCACCAGACGATTATCTTCGTGTGTACGATCGCATACTTCGACAGACAAAGCAGCCTGTGATTCTGCATTGGTTGGGTGAGATGTTCGATCCAGCCTTAGCCGGTTATTGGGGATCAAATGACCACGCTGCCGCGATGGATACCTGTGTCGATCTCATCAATAGCCATGCGGGGAAAGTGGATGGGATCAAAATCTCGCTACTTTCCGCTGAAAAGGAAATTGTCATGCGCAGACGATTGGCGCATGGCGTTCGCATGTACACCGGCGATGACTTCAACTATCAGGAACTTATCGCAGGGGATGAGCAAGGCTTCTCACACGCGCTGCTGGGGATCTTCGATGCAATAGCTCCTGCGGCTTCAGCTGCGCTGGCAAAGCTTGCAATAGATGATGAGGCTGGCTTCCACGCGATTCTTACTCCAACGGTGCCATTGTCGCGACATATCTTCAAAGCTCCCACTCGCTTCTATAAAACGGGCATCGTATTCCTTGCGTATCTCAATGGATTTCAGGATCACTTCGTAATGCTGGGTGGCCAACAGAGTGCGCGTTCACTTGTGCATCTCGCAGAGCTCTTTCGTCTTGCGGATGAGGCTGGAGTACTCCGCGATCCGGATATGGCAGTTCAGCGAATGAAGCAGGTTCTTGCCGTGGGCGGAGTTGTATGA